A genomic segment from Asterias amurensis chromosome 6, ASM3211899v1 encodes:
- the LOC139939058 gene encoding retinol dehydrogenase 12-like has protein sequence MACLSATIKWVLPILVALYGVYYWHIIASRRYFTSDVVLDGKTVIVTGGNSGIGKTTALDLARRGARVILACRNLQKAEDVAKDIKSSTGNSEVVVRHLDLSSLQSVREFAQQFIETEDRLDILINNAGVAAMKAGAVTKENFDFVFGTNHFGHFLLTNLLLDLLKKSALKRVVTVSSMAQGFAPKPNMTREDPNVASFLYPHLKDYDISKLANVLFARELARREKASGLISTSNHPGAIYTPIWKTTMGNLSPIQGALYYVFSPLMWMVFIDETAGAQTTLHCALDESVAELSGKYFDNCAEYEPSPFAQDDELAKELWTVSCEATGLKC, from the exons ATGGCTTGCCTGTCCGCAACCATCAAGTGGGTGCTGCCGATTTTGGTAGCGTTGTACGGGGTTTATTATTGGCATATAATTGCTAGCAGACGGTATTTCACCAGTGATGTGGTACTCGACGGGAAAACGGTGATCGTAACAG GAGGTAACTCTGGCATCGGTAAGACGACAGCTTTGGACTTGGCTCGGCGAGGAGCTCGGGTCATCCTCGCCTGCCGCAATCTACAGAAGGCCGAAGACGTAGCGAAGGACATCAAGAGTAGTACGGGTAATTCGGAGGTTGTGGTCCGTCATCTCGATCTGTCCAGCTTGCAGTCGGTCCGAGAGTTCGCCCAACAATTCATTGAAACTGAAGACAGACTAGATATACTAATTAATAATGCAG GTGTTGCTGCCATGAAAGCAGGCGCTGTTACCAAggaaaattttgattttgtcttcggCACCAACCACTTCGGTCACTTTCTTCTCACAAATCTCCTCCTGGACTTGCTGAAGAAAAGCGCCCTCAAGCGGGTCGTTACTGTATCTTCCATGGCTCAAGGCTTTGCCCCAAAGCCGAACATGACCCGAGAAGACCCGAATGTAGCGAGCTTCCTGTATCCACACCTTAAGGACTACGATATAAGCAAACTCGCAAATGTCCTCTTCGCCCGAGAGTTGGCGAGACGAGAGAAGGCTAGTGGGCTGATTTCCACCTCCAACCACCCAGGGGCAATTTATACACCGATTTGGAAAACCACCATGGGCAACTTATCGCCTATACAGGGTGCATTGTACTATGTGTTTTCTCCATTAATGtg GATGGTATTTATCGACGAGACGGCTGGAGCGCAGACTACGCTCCATTGTGCTCTGGATGAATCGGTGGCTGAACTCTCCGGGAAGTACTTTGATAACTGCGCGGAGTATGAACCGTCGCCATTCGCTCAAGACGACGAGCTCGCTAAGGAGTTATGGACAGTCAGTTGTGAAGCCACTGGTCTCAAATGTTGA